From Spiroplasma endosymbiont of Diplazon laetatorius:
AAAGATTTTCTAGAATATTCAATGAGTGTTATTGTTAGTCGTGCCCTTCCTGACTTAAAAGATGGATTAAAGCCAGTTCATAGAAGAATAATTTACGCTATGAATGATTTAAAAATCACATCAGATACACCACATAAAAAATCCGCACGTATTGTCGGAGAAGTTATTGGTAAGTATCACCCACATGGTGATTCATCAGTTTATGAAGCAATGGTAAGAATGTCTCAAGATTTTTCTTATAGATATCCTTTAGTTGAAGGTCATGGTAACTTTGGTTCTATCGATGGTGATGGAGCAGCTGCTATGCGTTATACTGAAGCAAGACTTGCTAAAATAACATCAGTATTATTAAAAGATATTGATATGGATACAGTTCCATTTGTTGATAACTATGATGCATCTGAAAGAGAACCAAAATATCTTACAGGTTACTTCCCTAACTTATTAGTTAATGGTGCAACTGGTATTGCAGTTGGTATGGCAACAAACATTCCACCACATAACTTAAGAGAAGTTATACAAGCAATAGTTGCTTATATAAAAAATGATCAAATTACAATTGATGAAATTTTAAAATATATTAAAGGACCTGATTTCCCTACTGGTGCATTAATGACTAATGGTAAAAGTATGATTGATGGTTATAAAACCGGAAAAGGGAATTTAATAATAAGATCAAAAATTGATATTGAAGATACTGGTAAACACCAAAGAATTGTTATTAGTGAAATCCCATATCAAACTAACAAATTAAAAATAGTAGAAAAAATTGCTGAGCTTTATAAGAATAAACTTATAAGTGGTATATCAGATATTAGAGATGAATCTAACTATGAAGGAATTAGAATTGTAGTTGAACTTCAAAAAAATTCTAATCCTCAATTGATAATTAAAAAACTTTATAAGTATACAAACTTACAATCAAGTTTTGCAATAAACATGTTATCACTTAATAATGGAATACCTGTTGTTTTAAATATCAGAGACATAATTAAATTTTATGTAAAACATCAAATTGAAATAATTGTTAAGAGAAGTATTTTTGAAAAAAATAAATTGAATGCAAGATTACATATTTTAAATGCGATAAGAGTAACTCTGGATTACATAGATGAAATTATAAAAATAATTAAAGAATCAAAAACAACTGAGATTGCAAATCAAAAATTATTTGAAGCATTCCAATTTGATGAAAAACAATCTAAAGCAATTTTAGATATGAGACTTCAAAGATTGGTTGGACTTGAAAGAGAAAAAGTTGAACAAGATATTAAAAATATTGAAATAAGAATTTCTGAGTTAGAAGAAATTTTAGCTTCAAAAGAAAAACAAGATGATCTTTTAATTTCTCAACTTGAAGACATTGCACAAAAATTTGGTGATGACAGAAGAACAAAAATTATTGAAGAAGATGAAACACAAATTGACGAAGAAGAATTAATTCAAGATTCTCAAATGTTGATAACTTTATCTGAAGATGGATACATTAGAAGATTATCTAATGAAGAATTCAAAACACAAAAACGTGGGGGTAAAGGTGTAATCATAAATAATAATTCTGATGATGATATTGTGATTGCAAAAGTTGGAAAAACAAAAGATGATGTTTTATTCTTCAGTGATGAAGGAAAAGTTTACAGAATCAAAGGTTACAACATTACACAATTTTCTAGAAATGCTAGAGGAGTTCCTGTGATCAACTTCATAGGAATAAACTCTTCAGAAAAAGTAACTTCGATTTTATCTTTAAAGGATAAAAAAAATATTTATAAATATTTATTATTCGTAACTCAAAACGGAGTTGTTAAAAAAGTTGAGATAGATGAATTTAGCAGAATAAATAATTTTGGTAAAATTGCAATCAATCTAGACGAAGGAGATAAATTAGTTTCAGTTATTCCAACTGTTGGAGGAACAGAAATTTTAATAGCTTCTCAAAATGGAAAAATAATTAAAGTTAACGAAAATGATTTCAGACCGATGTCAAGATCTTCACGTGGAGTTAAAGGTATGGGTCTAGATAAAAACGATGTAGTTGTTTCTTCATGTTCAAGTTACAAAAACGAATGTGTGGCAACTGTGTCAGAAAAAGGAATTGTTAAGAAAACACTTATAAGTGAATACAATATTTTTGGTAGAGGTGCTAAGGGTGTAGTTGGTATGAAACTAAGTGATAAGACAGGTAAATTTAAATCTGTATTACCAATTAGAGAAACTGATGAAATACTTATGATCTCTTCTAAAGGTAAAGCAATAAAAATTGGAGCTCAAGATATTAATCTTCAATCAAGAAACTCTACAGGAGTAATTGGATTCAATTTAGAAGAAGATGAAACAATCACAGCTGCAACATTAGAATGAAATAAAGGTGAATAGAAATGTTAGACATCAATAAAATTGAAAATGACTTTGAAAAAGTTTGTTCAGATTTAGCGAAAAGAAATAAAGATTTTAAAAATGATTTAACTGAAGTTGTTGAATTAAATTCACAAAGAAAAAAAATTACTTTTGAAGTTGAAGAACTTAAATCTGAAAAAAATAAAATTTCAAAAGACATTGGAGTTTTAGCACGAGAAAATAAGAAAGAAGAAATTGAAAAACTTAAAAATCAAGTTTCAGAAATTAATATTAAAATTGAAAAACTAGATGCTGATTTAAAAATTATTAGCGAAAGTTTAAATTCAAAATTAAGTTACATTCCAAACATTCCTAATGAAAATATTCCATTAGGAAAAGATGAAGAAGATAATGTTGAAATTAAAAAATGAAACTCAGATAATCTGAAAACTGATGGAGAAGCTCATTGAGAAATAGCTTCAAAGTTAGGACTTGTAGATTTTGAATTAGGTTCAAAATTATCAGGATCTAGATTTGTTGTATATACAAACCTAGGAGCAAAAATGATAAGAGCTCTTACTGATATTTTAATAACAAGACATACAAACAACGGTTATAAAGAAATGTGATTACCTTTAATTGTTAATAAGGAAAACATGTATGGAACAGGACAACTTCCAAAGTTTGAAGAAGATGCTTACAAACTTGATGATCAATATTTAATTCCAACTTCAGAAGTTCCACTAACAAATACTGTTAGAGATAAAATATTAGATAAATCTGAATTACCAATGTACCTAACTGCATTTACACAATGTTTTAGAAAAGAAGCTGGAAGTGCTGGAAGAGACACAAAAGGTCTTATCAGATTACACCAATTCAATAAAGTTGAAATGGTAAAAATAACAGATAGTAAAACTTCATTCGAAGAACTAGAAAAAATGTTACTAGATGCAGAAGATTGTTTACAATTATTCAACTTGCCATATAGAGTTGTAGAACTATGTGGTGGAGATATTGGGTTCTCATCTGCTAAAACTTATGATCTTGAAGTTTGATTCCCTAACCAGAACAAATATAGAGAAATATCTTCATGTTCAAATTGTTTAGATTTTCAAGCAAAAAGAATAATGACTAGATATAAAAACGATGATGGTAAAAATGAATATGTTCACACATTGAATGGTTCAGGTTTAGCTATTGATAGATTATTTGCAGCAATTATGGAAAACTACTATGATGGTGAAAAATTAGTTTTACCAGATGTGATTAGACCATACTTTGGAAATCAAGAATTTTTAAAATAATGTTTCACGTGAAACATTATTTTTTTTATGAAAATGTTTCACGTGAAACATTTTCATAAAAAGCAAAATTACTATAATTTTGCTTAAAAAATGTTATTATATAAATGTCATTGTAAGGGTGACGTTCGAATTTGGTCAGGACCGGAAGGTAGCAGCCATAAGAATCTAGTGCCTTGTACAGTGACTTTTTTTATTTTTAGGAGACTTTTTAATGAAACAGATCTTTAACACTCTTCTTAGAGAAATTAAAAAATGCAATAAGAGCAAAGATGTTCCGGTATCTGCATTACTAATTGACTCAGAAAATAAAATAGTCGCAAAAGACTTCAATAGCAGACAAAAAAAATTTAACTTTACTAACCATGCAGAGATAATGGTTTTAAACAAAATATATAAAAAAACAAAAACTAAAAATTTATCTGATTATGAATTGATCACTACATTAAAACCATGCTTAATGTGTTTAACTGTGATTGAGCAAGCTAACATTAAAAAAGTATCTTATTATTTAGAAAACATCAAATGTGATTATAGTAAATTTAACACTAATATTATCTTTAATAAGATTGGTACAAAAGAAGAAAAAGAATTATTTGAAAAACAATTAAAAGAATTCTTTTTCAATTTAAGAAAATAACTAGGTAAAATATTTATGCAAGAGGAGTTTTAACTATGGAA
This genomic window contains:
- the serS gene encoding serine--tRNA ligase, which produces MLDINKIENDFEKVCSDLAKRNKDFKNDLTEVVELNSQRKKITFEVEELKSEKNKISKDIGVLARENKKEEIEKLKNQVSEINIKIEKLDADLKIISESLNSKLSYIPNIPNENIPLGKDEEDNVEIKKWNSDNLKTDGEAHWEIASKLGLVDFELGSKLSGSRFVVYTNLGAKMIRALTDILITRHTNNGYKEMWLPLIVNKENMYGTGQLPKFEEDAYKLDDQYLIPTSEVPLTNTVRDKILDKSELPMYLTAFTQCFRKEAGSAGRDTKGLIRLHQFNKVEMVKITDSKTSFEELEKMLLDAEDCLQLFNLPYRVVELCGGDIGFSSAKTYDLEVWFPNQNKYREISSCSNCLDFQAKRIMTRYKNDDGKNEYVHTLNGSGLAIDRLFAAIMENYYDGEKLVLPDVIRPYFGNQEFLK
- the gyrA gene encoding DNA topoisomerase (ATP-hydrolyzing) subunit A, with amino-acid sequence MSDIKHGRILEIDIKNEVEKDFLEYSMSVIVSRALPDLKDGLKPVHRRIIYAMNDLKITSDTPHKKSARIVGEVIGKYHPHGDSSVYEAMVRMSQDFSYRYPLVEGHGNFGSIDGDGAAAMRYTEARLAKITSVLLKDIDMDTVPFVDNYDASEREPKYLTGYFPNLLVNGATGIAVGMATNIPPHNLREVIQAIVAYIKNDQITIDEILKYIKGPDFPTGALMTNGKSMIDGYKTGKGNLIIRSKIDIEDTGKHQRIVISEIPYQTNKLKIVEKIAELYKNKLISGISDIRDESNYEGIRIVVELQKNSNPQLIIKKLYKYTNLQSSFAINMLSLNNGIPVVLNIRDIIKFYVKHQIEIIVKRSIFEKNKLNARLHILNAIRVTLDYIDEIIKIIKESKTTEIANQKLFEAFQFDEKQSKAILDMRLQRLVGLEREKVEQDIKNIEIRISELEEILASKEKQDDLLISQLEDIAQKFGDDRRTKIIEEDETQIDEEELIQDSQMLITLSEDGYIRRLSNEEFKTQKRGGKGVIINNNSDDDIVIAKVGKTKDDVLFFSDEGKVYRIKGYNITQFSRNARGVPVINFIGINSSEKVTSILSLKDKKNIYKYLLFVTQNGVVKKVEIDEFSRINNFGKIAINLDEGDKLVSVIPTVGGTEILIASQNGKIIKVNENDFRPMSRSSRGVKGMGLDKNDVVVSSCSSYKNECVATVSEKGIVKKTLISEYNIFGRGAKGVVGMKLSDKTGKFKSVLPIRETDEILMISSKGKAIKIGAQDINLQSRNSTGVIGFNLEEDETITAATLEWNKGE
- a CDS encoding nucleoside deaminase, coding for MKQIFNTLLREIKKCNKSKDVPVSALLIDSENKIVAKDFNSRQKKFNFTNHAEIMVLNKIYKKTKTKNLSDYELITTLKPCLMCLTVIEQANIKKVSYYLENIKCDYSKFNTNIIFNKIGTKEEKELFEKQLKEFFFNLRK